The following proteins are encoded in a genomic region of Rattus rattus isolate New Zealand chromosome 2, Rrattus_CSIRO_v1, whole genome shotgun sequence:
- the Armt1 gene encoding damage-control phosphatase ARMT1 isoform X2, whose amino-acid sequence MYRRIHEAIMQSPPIHDFDVFKESKDENFFESQDSINALCAHLLQLKPITDLGENQIQDEFFKLLQISLWGNKCDLSLSGGESSSQKTDIINSLKDLKPFILVNETESLWALLSKLKKTAEPPAVRVDIVLDNSGFELVTDLVFADFLLSSELATEIHFHGKTIPWFVSDVTVQDFEWIVEHMKGSHLESMSACGAAWEAYVRMKKWVYHDHAFWTLPHPFCAMPQVAPDLYAELQKAGLVLFKGDLNYRKLMGDRKWKFTVPFHQALSGFHPAPLCSIRTLKCELQVGLQPGQAEHLTASDPHWLTTGKYGIFQFDGPL is encoded by the exons TCCACCAATCCATGACTTTGATGTGTTTAAGGAAAGTAAAGACGAGAACTTCTTTGAGTCGCAGGACTCCATCAATGCTCTGTGTGCACACTTGCTGCAGCTGAAACCCATCACAGACCTTGGGGAAAACCAGATCCAGGACGAGTTCTTCAAACTCCTGCAG aTTTCTCTCTGGGGGAATAAGTGCGACCTGTCTCTCTCAGGTGGAGAAAGTAGTTCTCAGAAGACCGATATAATAAATTCTTTGAAAGACCTAAAACCATTCATTTTAGTAaatgagacagaatctctctgggCATTGCTTAGTAAGTTAAAGAAAACAGCAGAGCCCCCCGCAGTTAGAGTAGACATCGTTCTGGATAATTCTGGGTTTGAACTGGTTACAGATTTAGTATTTGCAGACTTCTTGTTATCCTCTGAATTAGCTACTGAGATTCATTTTCACGGGAAAACCATCCCATGGTTTGTGTCTGACGTTACTGTGCAGGACTTTGAGTGGATAGTTGAGCATATGAAGGGTAGTCATCTGGAGTCCATGTCTGCCTGTGGGGCTGCCTGGGAGGCCTATGTTAGGATGAAGAAGTGGGTTTACCACGACCATGCCTTTTGGACTCTGCCTCATCCATTCTGTGCAATGCCCCAGGTCGCCCCTGACTTATATGCTGAACTGCAAAAGGCAGGCCTTGTTTTATTTAAGGGAGATTTGAATTATAGGAAGCTGATGGGTGACAGGAAATGGAAGTTCACCGTTCCGTTCCATCAGGCTCTGAGTGGCTTCCACCCTGCACCTCTCTGTAGCATTAGAACATTGAAGTGTGAGCTTCAGGTTGGGCTGCAGCCTGGGCAGGCCGAGCACCTCACAGCGTCTGACCCCCACTGGCTGACCACAGGCAAGTATGGAATATTTCAGTTTGATGGGCCACTTTGA